From the Glycine max cultivar Williams 82 chromosome 11, Glycine_max_v4.0, whole genome shotgun sequence genome, the window gtggcacctccaatgacggagaaagagatgatcacaataataatagacacattaccagtgttttactatgaaaaaatggtggggtatgcaccttcaagctttgcagatttggtcttcgctagCGAAATGATcaatgtgggtctgaaaagaggcaaatctgatcatcatgctttggtaaatgcaaaaataaaaataaaaatggggcaaatgaagagggtgagaatgagggagaaacccatgttgtgactgtcattcctatacgaccaagtttcccaccaacccaacaatgtcattattcagccaataacaacccttctccttacccaccacccaattatccataaaggtcatccctaaatcaaccacaaaacccacctaccacacaaccaatgctaaacaccacctttagcacgaaccaaaacaccaaccaaggaaggaattttgcagtaaaaagcctgtagaattcaccccaattctggtgtcctatgctaacttactcccttaactacttgataatgcaatggtagccataacccttgCTAGGTttcttcaacctccatttttccaaggatacgacttgaacgcaacatgtgcatatcatggaggagttctggGACATTCCATTGAGTACTGTATGACCtcgaagcataaggtgcaaagtctaattgatgcgggctggcagaaatttgaggagaatcgcttgtgaatcctaacattaacaagcgacaccacacatggggcaattttgaaagctgttgttagatgtctctaatgactcatcaggattttcaagtttatgccattattgtaaaccacagttacaatgctaaataaaatggataaatttgacatctttgtccctcatcctctcgtaattacatctttgcttccactggaatgtgggtgcaagccattggtttgtttgctcaagcgacatgcgctcctgagtttggacttccaagaccgttcaatcagaaattactcgtacTACATATTTGGTGAGGATGtcgtaaacaacgagtaaagcagaaaagttcataaaaaaaggttcaagaaaaaaaaagcatttgattgactgagttttcaagtaaaatatagatgttcatgtgacctcattttatcattccggaaagtttgtcttttttagagagaagtgagttatcaagaataggagtcatttgacttaatcagTCAACTAAAAAAACTttcaactatttctcatccttggaaaattctttttgcaagaatcaaccgcttctttcattcttccttgctacaaggttgtggaaacaaaacaacgatggttacctcaaagccctatactggggcaatgaaaggcaccatgcataaacctcaagtgaacctaggggaagatcaaaagttctcacccgtcgatgtttttaaatgaaaagagggggacaaaccctaggatttcaatggattgattatgcgtcaaacggctccattgctgTCAccccaaaatggtcaagtgtttAAATCAAACTGatcatacactctgagggagttcccggagagatttgcaaaagataggataaggttgcatgaattatcacctctttcaaaaggacagtcaatctgtgttttccaaaaaatcaaatcaaatcaaaatcacaaaatagggaaagaacgtcatgaacattgtacaactttccattatattgcattgttgcatacgaagtccACATATAttgcatttcaagacaaaggttgcatgcatctagatccctaaaaatcatgttaactacatagatttcctacatctaatgtccaatctttttgaatttgggatgaccggccctctcaatgagtcaatctcttgctttcacataagggtggacccttgggtactagtaccctcaccttcagagggctacacgccctcgccttaagaggactacacgtccttgccttaagaggactacacgtcctcaccttcagaggactacacgtcctcgccttcagagggctgcacgccctcgccttcagagggctacacgtcctcaccttcagagggcttcacaccctcgcctttagagaactacacgtcctcacctttagagggctgcacgccttcaccttcagagggctccacgccctcaccttcagagggctacacaccctcaccttcagagggctacacgtcctcgccttcagaggactacacatcctcgccttcagagggctaaattccctcgcctttagaggactagacATCGTTGCCtttagaggattacacgtcctcacctgaacagggctacacgtcctcgccattagagggctgcacgccctcaccttcagaggactacacgtcctcacctttagagggctgcacgccctcgcctttagaggactacacatccttacCTTTAGAGGGCTTCACACCCTCTCCtttaaaggactacacgtcctcaccttcagagggctgcacgccctcgccttcaggggGCTCCACATTTGCGCCTTAAGAGAActcaaggtcctctgcccttaatgcttaatcgaGGCCTACGCTCCCGGGTGAGGGGCTAGTAGTTTGCTTTtttcagttcctgggccaccccctgatatcggagggcgaccaactgtgcgagcataaccagagagggaggctatcgcgcagctactatgcatatcggggcaagatttcacccgtgccgctgcaaagagacgagtgcggatcatgcacaacatcatgaccactcttacacagatatggatgacgttgctacttagcaacattctgcccagcgaccacaatgccgatctccccctgcggaagtatcagttggtctgtgccgtcatgtcataggtaagtatacacaTGGCTTAACtaatttctgatgccatccactatttgcaaggatcgtgcccacaagacacctagtggacctgGAGAAGTCCAGCAGGGCCATgaggtttccagctctggttacgggccttcgtcagtcctacagggtgcccgtccaCTCCAGCTAGGTCATgtcatcgtgacataggtaagtatgcacatggctcaactgatttctgatgtcatctactgtttgtagggatcgcgcctgcaagacacccagtggatccggagaagtccaacagggtcttggggtttccagctctgattatgggcctctgtcagttctacggagtgcctgtcgcccccaacaaggtcatcaggccccctattaatcgggctttcatcaagaagtactgcggcccccaggcaggcatagggcgagacaccacagcagcctggggatggctggCAGCGGGCAATAGATGCACTGCCGCCACCTccagagcccctcagctcatctacaaaggctGGAGCGTGGCCTACGACccgtggccgaccagcaggcgaccaagtccaaagccaaaggtaagcaaaagtactaggtccgtgaccaacaagtcatcatgcatccagctcaagacgttaaagaagcgctactaggaggcaacctagtaccctttaaatttctgcttgttatttgatcaccttttgtttctcaagtcatagtaggacacatgtgtgtgtgtgtgtgtgtgtgtgtgtttgtgtatacCGATCAAAAAAGATTCACCGATCAAaacaaaggtttttttttctttgaaaaaagattcaccgatcaaaacaaaggtttttattttgaaaaaatgtgtatacacctgaagggtgaatgctgtgaaaattttcccgaacacccaaaatggactcggatgaatgcatgaattgataaaaaaacatgttttggaaacactgggttgacttaatagggaaaatgaatcctgagccctagtgtcacgtgaccataaaaacttgatgcttgagtgtccacatgggtgcgtgcatgactagttttgcataaaatttccaaatcatcattgttgcatgtgtgtcatgaaAATAATGttggacatcccctttatccctgaaccgttGGCCAAACccacaccctgacatatatcatgtccagccgttctacaagccttgaacCAAAATctcaacttaccataaaccttgacccagggtgagaatgtccatgccctcggaagaaaaaaaaaaaaaaaagttcccgatcaaagatcggaagaaagcaaaggaagaaaattcccaatcaagattggaagaaagcaaaaaaaaagaaataaaattttctgatcaaagatcggaagaaaacaaaatatacagaaaggtctttggaccagacaatatcttaacaatacagaattgtcacaagtaaacaagaaaagaaagaaaaccacgACTTAAAGTGGTcccctccctttgattgccaaccaaaatcctgtgcgctagcgactttctcgccccacactaaacaaaaacagaaaaggaaaaggccaaaacactcaaagccaaatttcccacaaaaaaaaaacacaccatctccgaaaaagtcctattgatccatgatcacacatgtaatctttgatttgataggaaatgatttgcaaaatcaagtcatgacatatctatggttcagaattaggataaaacacttacctgtgtgagattgatacactttgagtgattttcttctattttgttggacccagtgtttcctctaaatggtcgtttagaaacgaaacgctaacatccaaaatctcatttatgattatgagaaaatttcatcagcatactctccttccccaatagacacattgtttttcatcaaaaaatcatatgttgctctgatcagttggaggttttgtttctttactaaagcatgttcgcattttagtgaaaaaacaccaagactattttagtctcacaaagtcaagaactacataggtctgagttcctcatcacaaattgaggatatgtaggagcaaaatccctgcttttgtcgaccaccccaccttttgttaccgtgacccaagagtccggtggcatgtagagacaccttacggttatccgcaccttgtcattcggagaccccaagtccaattgacaagcagagaccaatgtggtcatctgcaccctttctggagatgtcaacatcttccggtagagactattttagtctcacaccgcTTTCACAAGAACTACAttggtctgaattcctcatcgcgattgaggatacgtaggagcaaaagccccgtatatttaattaattttttgtaagtgtacttaatttttttaatgtaaaaattttattgtcaatttttgtattatattttatttttcagtatcaatggcatcttcctcgtcatgttcatcaaatatacaaattaagtcTGGTCCAATTGATGGTGACGTTTTATGAATGCAAGCaaagcatgtttcagaacatgttttgAATGAGAAAGAAGACAGAAAATTACACATCAGACGAACTGTCCCCACATATTTAAAGCATATCGATCTTGCCAGCACCACTAGCTATATCAGTGATCTTGCCAGTAGCACTGGCTATATCTTTGTCATCTCGCCAGTAGCATTGGCTATATCCCCATGGTCTGAAAAAGCTGCCTCTGAACCCTAAAAAAGCGCTGCCAAAATCTGGAAAAGCTGATGCCCTAGCTGTGGAAATCGCCGATCAAACTGGCTACTCCCCTGCATGGTCAAATCGCCAATACGAGTGGCGAGACCACTGCACTCCGTGCCACGTGTCGATGCCAACCCAAACTCGCCAATGGGGTTGGCGGTTTCCTTCTTCCCTGCATGCAGTTTACGTAGAAAACAGACCCATGCAggaatatgtttaaaaaaatcaccATTTTACGAATAAGTTTGAAAAAGTAACCCCTTTAGGGCAATTTGCCTATTTTTACATAGGAAGAGACTATAATACTTGCATTTTTTAGGGGGGAGAGAGACTGCAAAATCATACTACAATACTTACACCTTTCAAAGGAGTAGAGAGTAATTTAACAATATTATGTTAAatgaactaatttttttaattgaatataagagaaaatatgaaatcttcattCTCATTTTAAGCCCACTATATCAATAGGTATTCGCATCCGAGATATTGTAATTGTCCGCTTTATATTGGTCGAATCTCGTTACAATTAAAAGGTGCTTCAAAGAATAAGGAACaaagatatttataaattatctttaacaTCAACTCTGAAATATGATGTAGAGCTTTAAGGTATACTGAAACAACTACATTATCTACCGAAAGAAAATCTATTTAATCAATGGAGAAAGGGGTTACAAATCCCGAATTCAGAAAATGGACTACAAAAGCTTCATTAATAAATACTTGAAACTCATGAAAGCATTGATGacagtataaaaaaatgaatgcaaTAAAAACTTGAAATGAAAGCATTAATGAcagtgtaaaaaataaataaaaaaaataaatgcaataAATACATGAAACTCATGAAAGCATTGAggatagtgtaaaaaaaaataaatgcaataAATACTTGAAATGAAAGCATTGATgacagtataaaaaataaatgctaTAAATACTTAAAACTCATGGAAGCATtgatgacaatataaaaaaataaatgcaataACTCATTTTTTACTCTATAAATTGTAGAACAATTTTGTTGTCTTCTACCGTCATACAACAAAATTTGACTTTCTAGAGTTTGAGAGATGGCTTTCATCGCTCGGGTGTGCTTGCTCTTTCTTTTGCTCACCTCTGTAGTCACCTGCAAGGAACAACCTTTGATGAGTTTAGTTCTTTACATAAACAACTGAAAAAATATAGTATACACAACTTTTTAAAACGTGTTTTtagtttattcttttcttttgtttatgaaaaatgtATTGGCGTTATAGTATACATAACTTTTTAAAACGTGTTTTCTGATGCTTGTTATCCTTCCAAGTTAAATTAAAGATTAACAAGAAATAATTTTCTCATaattgtaataatttatttccACATTTCAAATTGAATGTTACTGCTGCAGAGATAAAGGAAAAAGGGAATCAAGATCAAATTTTGCGTTTTGCTATGTTCTATTACTATTGTGGggcattttttttagtatgcATACAATGGTAAAGAATATTAGTGATGGTTCaacgagactatttttttttcatatagaaTAATTAGTTAGGATAGACCCATTACTACTCATACTAATCATTTGTTGATTAGGCATACTATTTCTAATCCTTATTAGTATAAATTAAGAGGTATGTTtacttctgtttttattttttgttttcattttttttaattttataaacctgctatcttatttttaaaatgttttctgttttaaatatttacacaacaaaagtaaaaatgactttttttcttttctttctaagaATCTAACATTAGGtgaaatgattttaatttgaaacagGGGACCTAAATAGCAACCACAACATAGATGAACATTACTATCCAGGGGCCAATCCAAAATACGATCCTCACATTTCTCGTCCACCACGTCTAGGTGAgtagttattatatttatttttaaaaatatactatattttaattaaattccacatttaatatatttagatttttaaGTCAAAATGTCTTGTAGTACATGTTAATGTCCCCGgcttgttaaataaataataaaaaagtctcATTCAATTGATTgaacaaaatatacaaattgGTATATACGATGCTAcgtatctttaatttttacagataattaaaaaacttgttaaataaattaactaaataCTAACTATATAATGTTAGACCCAACCTTTTTacttaactttttaatattcCATAAACTTTAAGTAATACTtattctttcttaaaaaaaagtaatagttattttgataaattataaatatatcatcAACACTTTGTTTTTTTCTAATGGTGAATATACCACCATGAGTGTATTAGGAAATTTTTGCTCCAAATGCTGAATAAATATTCTCGCCATTGAATACTAAGATTTCCATATCGCTCTAAACGTTAGCAATgtacttataatataatttaaaatatattttttattcttaataaaaattGTCATGAGATTCATCACATGATGTCTATTTcactgtttgaaattttttactttttactatttctgttaataataaaaagtacagTAAATTTCGTGTTGATAACATTTTCCTGAaaggatttatttattttaaaaatatacacaatGTTTAAGGAAAAGTTATTAATAATTTGCGGACTGTGTTGTTCTTGCCGGGCACCATGTTAGCATTAATAATTTGCAAACTGTCATGTTTGTGGATTAAATAAGTAAAGGTTAACACTTAACATAAAACTTAAGGTTAATAATCTCTACATCTTTGTGTTATTACTCGTTGAATTCTAAAGattaaaactatatattaaaatttaaatatctatTTAAGACAGGTGTTCATATTTtgctttcaattatatttaagtagaattttttcttttaggaaaGATGTTTATGGAAAACTAAGAGCATTGTATTCTTTCTCTTcaattattttggttatttttttaatacttatataaGTTACAAGGTAATAAAAGTGATTTGGGTGTTCTTTTTTAGGGAACCGAAAGATGCAGATCAGTGAAGAAGATTACCCCGGACCAGGGCCTAACCCTATACATTATCCTTTCTCCCCTCATCCTCCCCCACTTGATGATTGAAGACTTAGTGTTATAGACATGGCTGATGGAGTGACAGTGGAGTTAAATTATAAGCATGTTTAAAAAGATTAAGTCACGTATATATGAgaacaaatttgaaattaaaatgtataaatttcTCTCTCTAAGTATTTTAATAAACATATATGTTTAGGACTTGATCTCAAAATTATTAgttgttgtttctttttatttatttttaccgaaaaatgttagtttattagttttatagttttcttaaaaatatcaattgaggAGATTCAAACTAGACTTCTCTATCCTCCTTTCACCCTTCTCCAATCAGTGAACTAATCTTATATTTCCAAAATTATTGGTTGTAATATAAGGAGCGGCTTTTCTGTCAAATCTGATGACTTTATGTTGCTGCATGCTGCTCATTTCTTTTggtcaaaattagttttaaggtcatttttaaattcatttggcTAGCAATAATTGGAAAGACTCTTCATACTGGTTGAACTTGTTTTTTAATGCACCATCAATTTTTTTGTAGACAAAGATTTTACTTAGTATCATTCTTCAATCTCAAAAGGATAACAACTTTTTATGTTTCAGTCAGATTGTTCTCCACTGTGATAATTTCTTAGATTTAGAATATTTCTTCAATCAATGGAACACAAGAAAACATCCATAATGAATGGTACAAACATTACACTCACAAGGAAGCACAAATGAAGTGAAAATTGAGTAACTCTTAAAAAATTTGTACCTTAAGAGTTGAGGCTTTTGAATTAAGTACTGCATTGTCCTCTTTACTTCCTCATCAGATACATTCGCGCCCGGAATCATTCTCACTTTTCAGTGACTCCAATCCAACAAAGCAAGGTGGTATAGTTATAGAAGGAATTGAGAGAAGAGTGAGTTGGAATAGACATAATTTAATGGATATTCTTGAATTCGAGATTgagtattgaaaaaaaaaggcttaaatacatttttcatctttataattttatgcttttttcattgtttgttttagtattttttttctttcattttaattcttagaaaatatgtttgttttgtttttcgttcttaaaatattttagattgcACTACCgatggtaaaaaaatagtatctaaaacacttaaaaaaaataaaacaaacatattttggtaaggactaaaataattttttttgcaaaaacaaaaacgcaaaattacaagaaaaaaatttatttaaaaaagaaaatacagacATATCATGAACCTTACAGTTAGCAAAATTTCGAGGGTACTAGGAGAGAGTGTCATTGTCTTTACATTATATATCACTTGCAGCCAGCTTACATTAACTAAGTAATTGTTCTCAAACACTTCAAGATGTACTTTTTCGAGAAAATAAAGATTGCATGTGGAGGAGAGTTGGCGGTTAGTAAAACCTATGATCATGAG encodes:
- the LOC100797236 gene encoding uncharacterized protein, translated to MAFIARVCLLFLLLTSVVTCKEQPLMRDLNSNHNIDEHYYPGANPKYDPHISRPPRLGNRKMQISEEDYPGPGPNPIHYPFSPHPPPLDD